A DNA window from Schistocerca gregaria isolate iqSchGreg1 chromosome 2, iqSchGreg1.2, whole genome shotgun sequence contains the following coding sequences:
- the LOC126335268 gene encoding cuticle protein 19.8-like, with product MSLKALQVCVLACAVAAVAAAPGLLAAPAAPAAPVVAAADVEFDPHPQYNFGYSVQDALTGDSKSQQESRSGDVVSGSYSLVEPDGALRTVLYSADPVNGFNAVVYRGVGVAAPPERVVAAAAAPAVAAANALLA from the exons ATGTCTCTCAAG GCTCTGCAGGTGTGTGTGCTGGCGTGCGCCGTGGCCGCTGTGGCTGCCGCCCCCGGCTTGCTGgctgcccccgccgcccccgccgcccccgtggTCGCCGCCGCCGACGTCGAGTTCGACCCTCACCCCCAGTACAACTTCGGGTACAGCGTACAG GACGCGCTGACGGGCGACTCCAAGTCGCAGCAGGAGTCTCGCAGCGGCGACGTCGTGTCCGGCAGCTACTCGCTGGTGGAGCCCGACGGCGCGCTGCGCACCGTCCTCTACTCTGCCGACCCCGTCAACGGCTTCAATGCCGTCGTCTACCGCGGCGTCGGCGTCGCGGCGCCCCCGGAGCGCGTCgtggccgccgctgccgcccccgcagTCGCTGCCGCCAACGCACTCCTAGCCTAG